From the Lytechinus variegatus isolate NC3 chromosome 5, Lvar_3.0, whole genome shotgun sequence genome, the window GTATATTTTGATTTCTggagttgtgtttgattgtAACCTAGTCCTGCAAAGGGTCCCTAGGGACCCGTTTCACAGAGTTACCAAACCACTATGGTATTTTGCCACTGTTGCAACTACCATGGagtccttgattatgattggctgctaagccctgttaccatggtaattgccattatggcaaagttcaTACAGATGCAACCCTTTATGAAATGGACTCCACAGTCCAATCTTACAATGAGTTCTGATTGATTCGATCAACCTGAACTATATCCATcaacatcatattttttttctacaggaaatttgcacaatgtcctttgtaaaccaAGAGAAGCActctgaatattcatgaaatcgatgaatgcataaatatacttatctggaaaatattttgaagaaacgtGCATTTTGGATGTTGACGTTGCAGGCTTTCCATGTTTTTGGTTGATCGGACCGATCGCGACTCTTTGCAAGACGGGCCCAAGATGACTTACCCCTTGTGTCTTTCTTGCTCTGATCGATCTCCTCTTGTAGAGCCTTGCAGGTCTTGATGTGGGCTAGAATGTCCGAGGAGAGCACCCTCTGTTTGTCACATAACTTCTTTGCCCAAGACGAGGGCTTCTCCGCCCCCTCCCCACCCTCCTCCTGATTCTCCTGGCCTTCCACCTCCGGTTGATCAGGGAACAGGAGCTGCTGGTACTTATAGCCAAGCTGGGCACTACCAGGGGTAAGAACAGCAAAGAGGAACAAAGTCACTTTCAAATTTGAAGAGATATTACAATCAATGCTTATGATTTACcattagtctgctgtgcaaacccttcacttatAAGGTTAAGGAGTTTGAATGAACACCTTACAATGTCTTACGTACTGATGGTCAGCAAGTtttatatgtgctagtctttttgtgaagacccacttgtgttcatcaaagtttcaatcagggtctgtgcctgacCTAAAGCCTGATTTACCATAGGTGGCAATGGCCCTTTCAAGATCTGGGAAATAGGTGCAAAACAATAGTGTTCAGATAAATTTACACAAACAATCAAAGTGTGATTGAGTTGAGTCACTTATTgtataaaagttgattttccGTCAAATAATACCCCAAATTaaagcaacaaaaaattgaaaaaatttatttgaaacatTTGTTATTCTATATCAAATGCACATGCCGATCAGATTTCCGTGGTCGCATGAAATCCAACTTGGAAAGATTCCCCAAAATTACATCATGCATTTCATTATATCAAGAATGTCATGGCAGTCCTCGTTTGTGTCACTTTAGAACTTGACAAGTTATTTGATCACATCATCCCCACAAGGCTTATATTTCTAGATTATTGATGCATATTTTCAGACCTTCATCTAGAATAACAATCCATATACATATATGTTTCAAagtcaaatgaaaatgaagcccTTGGAACAAGCTAATTTGTAAGAAAAGAAAACTTGATGAGAAAGTTCAAGATttattggacaaacaataataaaattatgttcatttgaatatatcaaaatcactaatgccatggagatcttcaaatgctaaaaaaaatcattatttgtttcaaactttcattgctttgtttctttgatttttactgttttcacacaagctatttgTTCCCAGAATTTAATTCTCCATAACATACAGGACTATACCCAACCAAATAAGAGATCTACACAACACCAATATCAAACAGATCTGTCACAAGTCAAGGCAAGTGCTTTTCTGGACTTTTTCTTTGTATCAACCATAATCGTTTGGAATAAACTCCCTGCAGACAGTGTAAACTTAGTAGACTTGTCTCtttcaaaaacaaatttcaattagTACTTAGAGCCACCCCACACGTAGCATGCTCCTTAACTTTAACTTAGTGTGATGTGCCAATCCTGGTATTTTGCTATTAAACTCAATGATAGAGATAAAGATACAAGAATTTTTAAATCCTCACCTTCTGATGACAAGTTCTTGGATTGCATTGCTGGATTTCTCCTTGATGAACTCTTCCTGGAGTGCAGCAATCCTGAAAGACATTAAAAtaggcaaaaagaagctgctgaaaactgcttatttaaaaaaaaaagagagccaatggagtaactTAGAGaatcaaaaggggcctaagctttcgacattaaaatacatagaaaataGTTGAAAGTCACATGTAAAGTTCTGTACAATATAGAAATTACATAAATCAAATTTCCAGAAGTCAATAATCACCTAACTCAAAGCATTTTGCAGACAAGACTATACAAAGAATACGTAATTTACATCTTCTAAGTCAAATTTCTTCAAAGTCAAAATAGCTTTCCTTTGTTTCATGAGATTCGATTTTTATGTGTATTTGAgtataatttgttttcttaaaacAAAGTAGTATTGTGCAATATTACTTataataattacatttatatatCCATTAATTCGTAATGTTTCCAtgtgctttacattgtaattattattaaccCAGTCGGTGGATCCTAGCATTCCCGCAACACAATAAATATatctttctccactccctgggaagcGTTCCAActagagttccaagactcaattgctaggcatattACACAGGCTTTttcatcctaccaggtacccatttaacacctgggtgtaGAGTGGCAAATAGTGGATAGATGTCTTGCTATAGGGTGCAAGACCATGGTGGGATtcaacacacaaccctctgatttacaaggcgagagtcagaactgcCACATCACGAGTCCACAACGCTTTCTCAATAGGGTGTGGTGCAAGAAACTCATTATTTTCTATTGGTTACGCTTCTTACCTTGTTGTCACATCTTCGATATCATTAGAATCACTCTCAGATGTAGGAGAGTCTTTtgatgattggatcaatccACTCTGCACTTGCTTCAGATTCTCTAACCAATCTAAGTATCTAGGTAGGCAGAAGAAAATATGGTAACTGTGTAGAGACAGGCACTGATTTTATGTATCATGTGAACGCTTCCTTTAATCTAGATTGTATGCTGTGTGAACACAGCCTCTTTTATGACTATAAACATTCCTCTCTCTTGGCTACAAGTATGTTAATGACAATGCATCCCTTTCTATTATGTTAGCTTAAGCTGCTGCGTTGGGCAATTTATAGGGGTCTATTGTAATATCATGCCTTGCTCACTGATGCTTGGCAGTGACATAGCAGTAACTCCTTGAAAGGCAGGGTATAAATAGGTAACACAGTTTAGTTAGAGAGTAGTTTGCTTCTAATGGATCCATCGCTGAAAGTGTGTATCACCTGGCCTGTGGACATGATATTCCCCGGCAGTATACATCCCCCAGCTAGGACCCAACAGAGCGCTCTGCAAAGGTAGCTTCGCATTGCTTCCAAGCTTCAACCAGACCATCGAAGTACTCCGTGATCCATTATTAAGGTTAGCTTTAGTAGTTtaaagggaatgaaacctttggaacaaataggcttgtgtagaaaaagaaaaatcaaagaataagaataaagaaagtttgagaaaaatcggacaataaatgagaaagttatgagcatttaaatattgcaatcactaatgctatggagatcctcccattggcaatgcgacaaggatgtgtgatgtcactgatgaacaactttccttttggtggactataaaataccctcaaaatgtctctttttgctttttcttatgatgatacaaactctttatccatgatgtatttaaaaaaaatatgtattacatgccctcatgtagaaagaacacatgatctctggatagatgtgataaaagaggcaattcaagtgaaatatatactaaagtaatggggagagttgttcatcagtgacatcacacatccttgtcgcattgccaatgggaggatctccatagcattagtgattgcaatatttaaatgctcataactttctcatttattgtccgatttttctcaaacttttgttgatctgtttctttgatttttctgttttcacacaagctatcttgttccaatggtttcattctcctttaaagtatACAGTATAAGTTAGGTCAGGCTACAACAACTGTACTAAGTTCACAAAATGTAGAAGAAAAAACAAGGCTTTCTTTGGGAAGAACTATCACTGAATTTAATATCAATAAAGACTCATTGTCAGCTCCAGCTATGAAAACAGAGGGATGATCATAATTGCTCTGCCTCCTGGGCCTTGAATTTGGTAAAATATCCTAGCTATTATTATCCTGAAATTGATACGAGTGAAAGAAATACATGCAATTTCACTGCATAATTGTTCAAACACGTTTTAAACACAAACATACTGATATCACACTTAGCAAGAAGATTTACCCTAGGCCCCCTATTGCATTTgtgagaagaaaaacaaatttcaatcaGTGAACAACAAAAATGATGTCTTTATATCAAAGTTCGCCCAAGATAGTAAGCATGTGGATCATGTACTCTATCATCTGTTGTATCTTGGGGTAATTGTCAGAGGGAAGCGAGAGAATCTCCAAATACATCCGCATATGAAACTGTGTGTTATGTACACTATCATGGCCATTGACATGGGAATAAGTTGGGGTTTTTTTCCCATCCAAACTGCTGCATTgaatagtaggcctataaaatggaaatttcTAGAGTGTTTTATTGGGTCCTTCATacctataacatgtataatttgGCCTGTATAGAAGATTTTCCACCATTTGAGTGTTCAACACCAAGTGTCTACTGAGGATACTGCAAGTGCGTGAAATAGGCCCAAAATGAACAATAGAGGGTTGATTAAAGCAATTTTCCAttcaaatccccccccccatttttcacacttaaaatattgtattcaatGATGTAGAGTAGACTTtcaattttgtttactttatgTTGAATCATTCAATACCAGTATTACACATTTCGTAGAAGTCATAAAGAAGTTTTCTCAAATTATCGCGAAGCCAATATGCCCCTCTAGAGCTGAACCTGTAAATTTTCAAGTATGtgtatttcctttaaaaaaaattgaaacattttcttcaaatgactgACAGCTTCCGAAAAGCCCCGACACAACAATACAAAGAGATATAGATGTAGTTACCTTACATATGCGCATATATTTTGTTGTACTGATATGGACGTTTGAGTGCCTTGGCTCGAGTTGAGGTCGAACTGCTGTGAAATATCTCTCATCttctgactgactgactgaaagTCACCTTCAGGCTCAGCCTCCACTGGTGTCTCTTCCATGATGAATAGGGTGTGAGTGTGTGTTAGTACTATTAGATCtatgatgaaaaattaaaaaaaaagtaggatgtaggtcgggtgtccggacacttcatatttttgcatccttcttttttgtctttagaTTACACTAAAAGTAttaattcaatagttgtaaatGTATTCACCTTCTATTTTATTCTCTACAATATTTcccaacattttgtactaaaaattgatgaaaactttgcttgtaaatttttcaaaatgactttctaaaattgatcgtccagACACACAACAATTGGGTATTCTCAGATTCAGAGAAATAAAAGTTTTTACACAAAATAGCTATACAGCCAAACTTGCTGAAGTCACCACCTgtaccagggtgaccagatttcacaaaatgaaatacaggaCAATCGACAAAGCATGCTGCACGAGCGGATAGACCGAGCCAAGTCataaaaagaattttgaaaaataaacaaggctacacagtgttagacttgcaaaaaaatcaaagaaaaggaagggagggtgaatgaaggaaagatagaaaagagattaattgagagaaaaaaaaatgaaggggaaaatgaagtaaagaaaattaaggtaacaagaaaaaaaaataataaaagaaagaaagttagaatgagaaaatgattaaagaaagaatagaagaaatataaaaaagtgtCCGTCATTCtttcaaatgaataaagggAATCAATGTGTggggaaaataaaggaaagaaagtttaaaatgaaaggaaaaaaaagaggaagaaagaattcaagaatgaaggaaagaaaaatgtttcattcattctttgaaagaaacaatgaaagtAAATCAAgaggggaggaaagaaagaataagggaaaagaattggaagggaaaattaaataaagaattagagaaagaaaggatgaattaaagagagggaggaaatagggtcattccatctggattcacccagtggttgcacccgaccgtctcagaattcgttgtaaattggtacacataaaattcaccatggcccatgcacaaaacaaaaaaattagtcaaatcggtccgtcggttcttgCGCTACGGCCCGCACTTTTCtacttgttttgacaaaaatgggcgtgaccttcaactttcaatggccattgcgtcgtaacgtgttgaccaattttcacgaaactggtaccatttaataggaaattcagagaggaatccaaaacatgcatcaaataatgtctTTGAGTGATTTATAAGgtaatgacccttgacctttactttgacctccagacaaatatttttttaacttgattttcgtgtatggaagcggggtccccgaaaatgcactaaaaatgaagaaatcagtGATCTTCCACGGGcttgcaaactttattttctcactaatttatgatggtatcttcaaaattccaatagaaaaccaaatcagaatttttttctttcttgcagttacggcgatatcggactttgcaattgttttttaaGTTGCGAGAGAGCACATGAGAGCAAATCGCTCgccaattttgtgattattttcgctattcagcagccataaaaatagtaaatatcaagaaaattgatgatgcaatgaaaaagggaacatcaaaaatttccatgcggcggccaaaatagatgcgcgcgaggacgatcaactactttcttttttttacttggcctaaattgtgaaaacagaaattatgcactaaCATCGATTATATGGATaggtctaacgagtggtagAATCCTGACGTCGAGACAGACTGAAACCtcaaaaaactgaaaaattcTCTCCTTCTCCCCAGTCTCGATCAGCCGTTTTTGTTGTGAATCATAACAAactggccgatcgagactggggcaggagagaacttttcggttttttgaggttccagtctgtgcatCGATGTCACAATTCTACCACTCGTTAGTCTGACCTTAggcttcatccatataatcgatGTTAGTGcataattttctgttttcataatttatcttgctagatattttgaccataatctaccctctgcccgtgagtatgggtaaatacacggtAAGCTCCTGGGCGCCGGACCGCGTAGTCcggcgctccctgggttaggAGTCCACAAGACTAAGTCATGTAAGTACgggcagtagaggcgcacggccaatattggagactgtctccaatcatggacctattacgagaTAGGTCCAtgctccaatgtgggagattatctccaatatcagacttttgtaaagaatttgggtatccaatttcagacttaatcagagacagtctccagttttggaattggagactaatttcctttgtttacatttgcggcaaaaggattaccttggcagcaaataaaaatgtgatttaagcagattcctcatgaaaatttACACCTTTTcagtctacttttgttttgataaggatttttgttgtcatccacacacaaaacaaatgggcttctgacctcagcgagacaaaattttgggtgtaAAAAAATACCGTAAAAAATtgtgcttttgttggtgttgtttcttttgtcattttgcaaagcaagtct encodes:
- the LOC121415145 gene encoding centromere protein H-like produces the protein MEETPVEAEPEGDFQSVSQKMRDISQQFDLNSSQGTQTSISVQQNICAYVRYLDWLENLKQVQSGLIQSSKDSPTSESDSNDIEDVTTRIAALQEEFIKEKSSNAIQELVIRSAQLGYKYQQLLFPDQPEVEGQENQEEGGEGAEKPSSWAKKLCDKQRVLSSDILAHIKTCKALQEEIDQSKKDTRDVQAANVDLMKKLQSKESADKQVAEPSNAVRQEQEKLDDLISHVAMEKGILQGLIIGSGVNWAKDPDLKDIVIGLGQQLKLD